One genomic region from Streptomyces sp. NBC_00582 encodes:
- a CDS encoding carbohydrate ABC transporter permease, which yields MTTAAATALPVSRRALAARGRVTVNVVMVAMILYFLLPFWWLVVAATKGNDALFSTAALWFHSPGSFFTNLRQLFTYNDGEYLRWMGNTAVYAGVSGVGATAVATLAGYAFAKYRFPGRNLLFSSLLGAIMVPATALAIPTYLLLSKVALTNTMWAVILPQLLNPFGVYLVRVYVQESLPDELLEAARMDGAGELRVLWSVALPTLKPALVTVLLFSMVGTWNNFFLPLVMLNNDKLFPLTVGLQSWYEGALIQSGANALFTLVIAGSLVAILPLIVTFLLLQRYWRGGLTVGSLK from the coding sequence GTGACCACCGCCGCAGCCACCGCCCTGCCCGTCTCCCGCCGTGCCTTGGCCGCGCGCGGACGCGTCACCGTCAACGTGGTGATGGTGGCGATGATCCTGTACTTCCTGCTGCCGTTCTGGTGGCTGGTCGTCGCCGCCACCAAGGGCAACGACGCGCTGTTCTCCACCGCCGCCCTGTGGTTCCACTCGCCGGGCTCCTTCTTCACCAACCTCCGGCAGCTGTTCACCTACAACGACGGCGAGTACCTGCGCTGGATGGGCAACACCGCGGTCTACGCCGGTGTCAGCGGCGTCGGCGCCACCGCCGTGGCGACCCTCGCGGGCTACGCCTTCGCCAAGTACCGCTTCCCCGGCCGCAACCTGCTCTTCTCCAGCCTCCTCGGCGCCATCATGGTGCCCGCCACCGCGCTGGCCATCCCCACCTATCTGCTGCTGAGCAAGGTGGCGCTGACCAACACCATGTGGGCGGTCATCCTGCCCCAGCTGCTCAATCCCTTCGGCGTCTACCTCGTACGGGTCTACGTCCAGGAGTCCCTGCCGGACGAGCTGCTGGAGGCGGCCCGGATGGACGGGGCCGGCGAGCTGCGCGTGCTGTGGTCGGTGGCGCTGCCGACCCTGAAGCCGGCGCTCGTGACCGTGCTGCTGTTCTCCATGGTCGGCACCTGGAACAACTTCTTCCTGCCGCTGGTGATGCTCAACAACGACAAGCTGTTCCCGCTCACCGTCGGCCTGCAGTCCTGGTACGAGGGCGCGTTGATCCAGTCCGGCGCCAACGCGCTGTTCACCCTGGTCATCGCCGGCTCCCTGGTCGCGATCCTGCCGCTGATCGTCACCTTCCTGCTCCTGCAGCGGTACTGGCGCGGCGGTCTGACCGTCGGAAGCCTCAAGTGA
- a CDS encoding VOC family protein has translation MHRSRVYAVLIDTPDAEAARAAEFWAAALGATARPFPPAPQFTTLHQALPGLITAVQAVDDAPRIHLDIETDDVESETARLVALGAEQVSRWQECRVLRVPGGHVLCVLPVESDPDTFRARATVWP, from the coding sequence GTGCACAGAAGCCGCGTATACGCGGTACTGATCGACACGCCCGATGCCGAGGCCGCCCGGGCGGCGGAGTTCTGGGCGGCGGCTCTCGGTGCGACGGCCCGACCGTTCCCACCGGCACCGCAGTTCACCACGCTCCACCAGGCTCTGCCAGGGCTGATCACCGCGGTCCAGGCGGTCGACGACGCCCCTCGTATCCACCTCGACATCGAGACCGACGACGTCGAATCGGAAACCGCGCGCTTGGTCGCCCTGGGCGCCGAGCAGGTTTCGCGGTGGCAGGAGTGCCGTGTGCTGCGCGTGCCGGGCGGTCATGTGCTGTGCGTCCTACCGGTGGAGAGCGACCCCGACACGTTCCGGGCACGGGCCACCGTGTGGCCATGA
- a CDS encoding carbohydrate ABC transporter permease, with protein MSLLRQQGSTATAPPRAVPAKGLRTPVAGRRPGGLSARTRHKGMGLLLVSPFLLLFLAFLVAPLCYAFWLSLRTSTLVGGDHFSWFANYKQTFTDPQFLSGVRRVVVFGVVQIPLMLGLALLGALIIDEVTSRLAKVFRMTLFMPYAVPAVIGALMWGFLYSPTFGPVNSISHSLGLGKVDLLSHDLMLTSLGNIVTWQWTGYNMIVLYAALQGLPREVYEAAKLDGAGQLQTALRIKIPMISSAMVLTLMFTLIGTLQFFTEPRVLEHSASSVITPDYTPNLYAYNLAFQYSEFNYSAAISFSLGAVVFIGSYIFLFVARKRSGLK; from the coding sequence ATGAGCCTGCTCCGACAGCAGGGATCCACCGCGACGGCACCCCCACGTGCCGTCCCCGCGAAGGGACTTCGCACTCCCGTGGCGGGCCGGCGCCCCGGCGGGCTGTCCGCCCGCACCCGGCACAAGGGCATGGGCCTGCTGCTGGTCAGCCCGTTCCTCCTGCTCTTCCTGGCCTTCCTGGTGGCCCCCCTGTGCTACGCCTTCTGGCTCAGCCTGAGGACCTCCACCCTGGTCGGCGGCGACCACTTCAGCTGGTTCGCCAACTACAAGCAGACCTTCACCGACCCGCAGTTCCTGTCCGGCGTGCGCAGAGTCGTCGTCTTCGGTGTGGTGCAGATCCCGCTGATGCTCGGCCTCGCCCTGCTGGGCGCGCTGATCATCGACGAGGTCACCAGCCGCCTCGCCAAGGTCTTCCGCATGACCCTGTTCATGCCGTACGCCGTGCCCGCGGTGATCGGCGCCCTGATGTGGGGCTTCCTCTACAGCCCGACCTTCGGCCCGGTGAACTCGATCAGCCACTCCCTCGGCCTCGGCAAGGTCGACCTGCTCTCGCACGATCTGATGCTGACCTCGCTCGGCAACATCGTGACCTGGCAGTGGACCGGCTACAACATGATCGTCCTGTACGCCGCCCTGCAGGGCCTGCCCCGCGAGGTCTACGAGGCGGCGAAGCTCGACGGCGCCGGCCAGCTCCAGACGGCCCTGCGCATCAAGATCCCGATGATCTCCTCGGCGATGGTGCTCACCCTGATGTTCACCCTCATCGGCACCCTGCAGTTCTTCACCGAACCGCGGGTCCTGGAGCACAGCGCCTCCTCCGTGATCACGCCGGACTACACCCCCAACCTGTACGCCTACAACCTGGCGTTCCAGTACTCGGAGTTCAACTACTCCGCCGCCATCTCCTTCTCCCTCGGAGCGGTGGTCTTCATCGGCTCCTACATCTTCCTGTTCGTTGCGCGCAAGAGGAGCGGACTGAAGTGA
- the araD gene encoding L-ribulose-5-phosphate 4-epimerase AraD, which yields MSTVVRQGLREEVLEANLAIPQVGLATLTWGNVSGVDREAGVFVIKPSGVPYEALTLADLVTVRLSDGAVVEGDLRPSTDTETHRCLYLAFPSVGGVTHTHSTHAVAFAQARRDIPVLGTTHADTFNGPVPVTRDLTVEECAKDYEYHTGHVVVELLGGDDQRALEVPAALVAGHGPFTWGATARASLEHAIICEAVADIALHTMSLSPTSPPPAHLLNRHYTRKHGPDAYYGNPAAPVMR from the coding sequence ATGTCCACAGTTGTCCGCCAGGGCCTGCGCGAAGAGGTACTGGAGGCGAACCTCGCCATCCCCCAGGTCGGCCTGGCGACCCTGACCTGGGGAAACGTCAGCGGCGTCGACCGCGAGGCGGGGGTGTTCGTCATCAAGCCCTCCGGGGTCCCCTACGAGGCCCTGACCCTGGCCGACCTGGTGACGGTCCGCCTGTCCGACGGCGCGGTGGTCGAGGGCGATCTGCGCCCCTCCACCGACACCGAGACCCACCGCTGCCTGTACCTGGCGTTCCCGTCCGTCGGCGGCGTGACCCACACCCATTCCACCCACGCGGTCGCCTTCGCCCAGGCCCGCCGGGACATCCCCGTCCTCGGCACCACCCACGCCGACACGTTCAACGGCCCCGTGCCGGTCACCCGCGACCTCACCGTGGAGGAGTGCGCGAAGGACTACGAGTACCACACCGGCCACGTCGTCGTGGAGCTCCTCGGCGGCGACGACCAGCGGGCCCTCGAGGTCCCCGCCGCCCTCGTCGCGGGCCACGGCCCCTTCACCTGGGGCGCCACCGCCCGCGCCTCCCTGGAGCACGCGATCATCTGCGAGGCCGTCGCCGACATCGCCCTGCACACCATGTCCCTGTCACCGACGAGTCCGCCCCCCGCCCACCTCCTGAACCGCCACTACACCCGCAAGCACGGCCCCGACGCCTACTACGGCAATCCGGCCGCCCCGGTGATGCGGTGA
- the araA gene encoding L-arabinose isomerase → MTSSERPYDSQEIWFLTGSQGLYGDDVLRQVADQSRSICETLGRPGKVPVRIVWKPVLTDAESIRRMCQEASTSDTCVGVIVWMHTFSPAKMWIAGLSALDRPLLHLHTQYNLSLPWPSIDMDFMNLNQAAHGDREFGHIESRVGVDRKIVAGHATDPRVIRRIGAWARAAAGRHASRTLRLARFGDNMRDVAVTEGDKVEAQLRFGFSVNTYAVNDLVAVVDDVEDKAAAELADEYVQSYDVVPALRPGGVRHDSLLYAARLELGLRTFLDEGGFTAFTTNFEDLGGLRQLPGIAVQRLMADGYGFGGEGDWKTSALLRTMKVMGAGRPGGTTFMEDYTYHLGPGTPRVLGAHMLEVCPSVAADRPRCEIHPLSIGGRQDPVRLVFNACAGPAVVVGLSDLGDRFRLTANAVDVVAPSEPLRRLPVARAVWQPRPSLAESAESWLLAGAPHHTVLSSAVDVETLTDYAAMTGVELLTIDENTTTEQFGKEIRWNAAYHRLAQAL, encoded by the coding sequence ATGACCAGTTCCGAAAGGCCCTACGACAGCCAGGAGATCTGGTTCCTCACCGGAAGCCAGGGCCTGTACGGCGACGACGTGCTGCGCCAGGTCGCCGACCAGTCCCGCAGCATCTGCGAGACCCTCGGCCGCCCCGGGAAGGTCCCGGTCAGGATCGTGTGGAAGCCGGTGCTGACCGACGCCGAGTCGATCCGCCGGATGTGCCAGGAGGCGAGCACCTCCGACACGTGCGTGGGCGTGATCGTGTGGATGCACACCTTCTCCCCGGCGAAGATGTGGATCGCCGGACTCAGCGCCCTGGACCGGCCGTTGCTGCATCTGCACACCCAGTACAACCTGTCGCTGCCCTGGCCGAGCATCGACATGGACTTCATGAACCTCAACCAGGCCGCCCACGGCGACCGGGAGTTCGGGCACATCGAGTCCCGCGTCGGCGTCGACCGCAAGATCGTCGCCGGTCACGCGACCGACCCGAGGGTGATCCGGCGCATCGGGGCCTGGGCCCGGGCCGCCGCCGGCCGCCACGCCTCGCGGACGCTCCGGCTCGCCCGCTTCGGCGACAACATGCGCGACGTCGCCGTGACCGAGGGCGACAAGGTGGAGGCCCAGCTGCGGTTCGGCTTCTCCGTCAACACCTACGCCGTCAACGACCTGGTCGCCGTGGTCGACGACGTCGAGGACAAGGCGGCGGCCGAACTCGCCGACGAGTACGTGCAGTCGTACGACGTCGTCCCGGCCCTGCGCCCCGGCGGTGTCCGCCACGACTCGCTGCTGTACGCGGCCCGTCTGGAACTCGGTCTGCGCACCTTCCTCGACGAGGGCGGCTTCACCGCCTTCACCACCAACTTCGAGGACCTCGGCGGCCTGCGCCAGCTGCCCGGCATCGCCGTCCAGCGCCTGATGGCCGACGGCTACGGCTTCGGCGGCGAGGGAGACTGGAAGACGTCGGCCCTGCTGCGCACGATGAAGGTCATGGGCGCCGGACGCCCCGGCGGCACCACCTTCATGGAGGACTACACCTACCACCTCGGCCCCGGCACCCCGCGCGTCCTGGGCGCCCACATGCTGGAGGTCTGCCCCTCCGTGGCCGCCGACCGCCCCCGCTGCGAGATCCACCCCCTGTCCATCGGCGGCCGCCAGGACCCGGTCCGCCTGGTCTTCAACGCCTGCGCGGGGCCCGCCGTGGTCGTCGGCCTCTCCGACCTCGGCGACCGCTTCCGCCTCACGGCCAACGCCGTCGACGTCGTCGCCCCGAGCGAACCCCTGCGTCGGCTGCCGGTGGCCCGGGCCGTATGGCAGCCGCGTCCGTCCCTGGCGGAATCGGCGGAGAGCTGGCTGCTGGCCGGCGCCCCGCACCACACCGTGCTCAGCTCGGCGGTCGACGTCGAGACCCTGACCGACTACGCCGCCATGACCGGCGTCGAACTGCTCACCATCGACGAGAACACCACCACCGAGCAGTTCGGCAAGGAAATCCGCTGGAACGCCGCCTACCACCGCCTCGCCCAGGCCCTGTGA
- the araB gene encoding ribulokinase — protein sequence MTVIPNEREGSPVSEETCVVGVDFGTLSGRAVVVRVGDGAELASAEHVYAHAVLDRNLPDGTRLPPDWALQVPSDYIDVLRNAVPEALARAGVRPEHVIGIGTDFTACTVLPALADGTPLCELPGLDNRPHAYAKLWRHHAAQGQADRINALAAERKEPWLERYGGKISSEWEFAKALQVLEEDPEIYRRTERWLEAADWIVWRLCGTYVRNACTAGYKGQYQDGSYPSPEYLAALHPDFAGFVTTKLDQPIGRLGDPAGVLTAEAAAWTGLPQGITVCVGNVDAHVTAPAAVAVEPGQMVAIMGTSTCHVMSSDRQGVVPGMCGVVDGGILPGLWGYEAGQSGVGDIFAWFVRTGLPAEYAERAAAAGQSPHEYLTALAAGQKVGEHGLLALDWHSGNRSVLVDHDLSGLLIGQTLSTRPEDVYRALLEATAFGTRTIIDAFESAAVPVTELIIAGGLTKNALLMQIYADVTRRPLSIIGSAQGPALGAAMHAAVAAGAYPDIRAAAHAMGKVHRRVYLPDPQRAAAYERLYREYRVLHDYFGRGTNDVMHRLRRMRAQTSA from the coding sequence ATGACTGTCATACCGAACGAGAGGGAGGGGTCGCCCGTGTCTGAAGAAACCTGTGTCGTGGGCGTCGACTTCGGAACCCTGTCCGGCCGTGCCGTGGTGGTACGGGTCGGCGACGGCGCGGAACTGGCCTCGGCGGAGCACGTCTACGCCCACGCCGTCCTCGACCGGAACCTGCCCGACGGCACCCGGCTGCCCCCCGACTGGGCCCTGCAGGTGCCCTCGGACTACATCGACGTACTCCGCAACGCCGTACCCGAGGCTCTCGCCCGCGCCGGAGTGCGGCCGGAGCACGTCATCGGCATCGGCACCGACTTCACCGCCTGCACGGTCCTGCCGGCCCTCGCCGACGGCACCCCGCTGTGCGAACTCCCCGGCCTGGACAACCGTCCGCACGCCTACGCCAAGCTGTGGCGCCACCACGCCGCCCAGGGCCAGGCCGACCGGATCAACGCGCTGGCCGCCGAGAGGAAGGAGCCCTGGCTGGAGCGGTACGGCGGGAAGATCTCCTCGGAGTGGGAGTTCGCCAAGGCGCTCCAGGTCCTGGAGGAGGATCCCGAGATCTACCGGCGCACCGAGCGCTGGCTGGAGGCGGCCGACTGGATCGTGTGGCGGCTGTGCGGGACGTACGTCCGCAACGCCTGCACTGCGGGCTACAAGGGCCAGTACCAGGACGGGAGTTATCCCTCGCCCGAGTATCTGGCGGCGCTGCACCCGGACTTCGCCGGCTTCGTGACAACCAAGCTGGACCAGCCGATCGGCCGACTCGGCGACCCGGCAGGGGTGTTGACTGCCGAGGCCGCCGCCTGGACCGGGCTGCCGCAGGGCATCACCGTCTGCGTCGGCAATGTCGACGCCCATGTCACCGCCCCGGCGGCGGTCGCCGTGGAGCCGGGCCAGATGGTCGCCATCATGGGCACCTCCACCTGCCACGTCATGAGCTCCGACCGGCAGGGTGTCGTGCCCGGCATGTGCGGGGTCGTGGACGGCGGCATCCTGCCCGGACTGTGGGGCTACGAGGCCGGGCAGAGCGGTGTCGGCGACATCTTCGCCTGGTTCGTCCGCACGGGCCTGCCCGCCGAGTACGCCGAGCGGGCGGCCGCGGCCGGCCAGAGCCCGCACGAGTACCTGACCGCCCTCGCGGCCGGGCAGAAGGTGGGCGAACACGGCCTTCTCGCCCTCGACTGGCACAGCGGCAACCGGTCCGTCCTGGTCGACCACGACCTCAGCGGCCTGCTGATCGGCCAGACGCTCTCCACGCGCCCTGAGGACGTCTACCGCGCCCTGCTGGAGGCCACCGCCTTCGGCACCCGCACCATCATCGACGCCTTCGAGTCCGCGGCCGTACCCGTGACGGAACTGATCATCGCGGGCGGCCTGACGAAGAACGCCCTGCTCATGCAGATCTACGCCGACGTCACGCGCCGCCCGCTGAGCATCATCGGCTCGGCCCAGGGCCCGGCCCTCGGCGCCGCGATGCACGCCGCCGTGGCCGCCGGGGCGTACCCCGACATCCGCGCCGCGGCCCACGCCATGGGCAAGGTGCACCGCCGGGTCTACCTCCCGGACCCCCAGCGGGCGGCGGCCTACGAGCGCCTCTACCGCGAATACCGCGTCCTGCACGACTACTTCGGCCGCGGCACCAACGACGTCATGCACCGCCTGCGCCGCATGCGTGCGCAGACCTCCGCCTGA
- the arfA gene encoding arabinosylfuranosidase ArfA, with translation MLHASLTVDPAFRVADVSPRTFGSFVEHLGRCVYTGIFEPGHPLADEDGLRRDVLDLVRELGVTAVRYPGGNFVSGFRWEDSVGPVADRPTRLDLAWHSTETNAFGLHEFQRWAQKAGVEPMMALNLGTRGVAEALDLLEYCNHPGGTAWSDQRIKNGAPDPFGIRMWCLGNEMDGPWQTGHKTAQEYGRIAAETARAMRMVDPKLELVACGSSSSAMPTFGAWEATVLEEAYDQVDYISCHAYYEELDGDLGSFLASGVDMDHFVDSVVATADHIRAKLRRKKRINLSFDEWNVWYNTRFEAAEKPTEWAVAPRVIEDEYNVADAVVVGGLLISLLRHSDRVTAACLAQLVNVIAPIRSEAGGPSWRQTTFHPFAQAARHARGTVLRVEPVAPTYETQRFGEVSVVDAVATHLAEADGADELTVFAVNRHQSENVELALDLRAFPGYTPVEHSVLSDPDIRAANTQDDPDRVRPYTAGTGCVTGGRLTATLPPVSWNVVRLRRAG, from the coding sequence ATGCTGCACGCCTCCCTGACCGTCGACCCCGCCTTCCGCGTCGCCGACGTGAGTCCCCGTACCTTCGGCTCCTTCGTCGAGCACCTGGGCCGCTGCGTCTACACCGGCATCTTCGAGCCCGGCCACCCGCTCGCCGACGAGGACGGGCTGCGCCGTGACGTCCTGGACCTGGTGCGCGAGCTGGGCGTGACCGCCGTGCGCTATCCCGGCGGCAACTTCGTCTCGGGCTTTCGCTGGGAGGACAGCGTCGGCCCGGTCGCCGACCGCCCCACCCGCCTCGACCTCGCCTGGCACAGCACCGAGACCAACGCCTTCGGCCTGCACGAGTTCCAGCGCTGGGCCCAGAAGGCCGGCGTCGAGCCGATGATGGCCCTCAACCTCGGCACCCGGGGCGTCGCCGAGGCCCTGGACCTGCTGGAGTACTGCAACCACCCGGGCGGCACCGCCTGGTCCGACCAGCGGATCAAGAACGGCGCCCCGGACCCCTTCGGCATCCGCATGTGGTGCCTGGGCAACGAGATGGACGGCCCCTGGCAGACCGGCCACAAGACGGCCCAGGAGTACGGCCGTATCGCCGCCGAGACCGCACGCGCGATGCGCATGGTCGACCCGAAGCTCGAACTGGTCGCCTGCGGCAGCTCCAGCTCCGCGATGCCGACCTTCGGCGCCTGGGAGGCCACCGTCCTGGAGGAGGCGTACGACCAGGTCGACTACATCTCCTGCCACGCCTACTACGAGGAACTCGACGGCGACCTCGGCAGCTTCCTGGCCTCCGGCGTCGACATGGACCACTTCGTCGACTCGGTGGTCGCCACCGCCGACCACATCCGGGCCAAGCTGCGCCGCAAGAAGCGGATCAACCTCTCCTTCGACGAGTGGAACGTCTGGTACAATACCCGGTTCGAGGCGGCGGAGAAGCCCACCGAGTGGGCCGTCGCGCCGCGCGTGATCGAGGACGAGTACAACGTCGCCGACGCGGTCGTCGTCGGCGGGCTGCTGATCAGCCTGCTGCGGCACAGCGACCGGGTCACCGCCGCCTGCCTCGCCCAGCTCGTCAACGTCATCGCCCCGATCCGCAGCGAGGCGGGCGGCCCGAGCTGGCGGCAGACCACCTTCCACCCCTTCGCCCAGGCGGCCCGGCACGCGCGCGGCACGGTCCTGCGGGTGGAGCCGGTCGCGCCGACGTATGAGACGCAGCGTTTCGGCGAGGTCTCCGTCGTCGACGCCGTGGCCACGCACCTCGCGGAGGCGGACGGCGCCGACGAGCTCACCGTCTTCGCCGTCAACCGGCACCAGAGCGAGAACGTCGAACTCGCCCTCGACCTGCGGGCGTTCCCCGGCTACACCCCCGTGGAGCACTCGGTGCTGAGCGACCCCGACATCCGCGCCGCCAACACCCAGGACGACCCCGACCGCGTCCGCCCGTACACCGCCGGCACCGGTTGCGTCACCGGCGGCCGCCTCACCGCGACCCTGCCGCCCGTCTCCTGGAACGTCGTCCGGCTGCGCCGCGCCGGCTGA
- a CDS encoding RICIN domain-containing protein has product MSTTREGAGFRAVPRTQAITLLLALLAAAVALVLPASGQAHAISRASQTMYTPPSGTPSPGSLYPRAVRLQYSGSSNGTLLATFEQYSSGTPVFPVYRSTDNGNSWTQISSISDTHNGFGNRYQPFLYELPTQIGNFPAGTILAAGNSIPNDLSSTELDLYASTDHGVSWSYVSTIAQGGEADPTNGKTPVWEPFLMVSGSKLIVYYSDQRDPSYGQKIVHQVSTDGLTWGSVVNDVATSTYGDRPGMPVVAKLPNGNYVMTYEFWGAPEGGFAVYYKISSDPEAFGSATGIALKATDGTQPKSSPYITWLPTGGANGTLVVSANSSDDLFLNTQNGAANTWTRIASTVPGGYSRGLLPLADGHSLLVLSGGHLTSTGLNPVTYGTIDLGGGISDGATYTLSNANSHLMLAIAGGSTTNGVGATQQNADNATDQRWKFVQQTSGYFKIFNVASNKVLGVQNQSTANGAKVLQWDDNGTLDHEWALAPNPAGGFTATNRISGKYLEIPSASTTVGTAAGQWSDTGCACQRWNLTQTALPTLSTGQYRLVNKNSGKFLEIPGASTTAGKQAGQWVNTANNCQLWTFTSQSGGAWTVKNVNSGLFLDNNGSASAGAAVVQNASSGASSQKWTLTDAGGGYFKLVNSASGLVADVASASTANGALIVQSADNGADDELWQVVRVN; this is encoded by the coding sequence ATGTCCACCACCAGGGAAGGCGCCGGATTCCGCGCCGTACCCCGCACCCAGGCGATCACCCTGCTGCTGGCCCTGCTCGCAGCCGCCGTCGCCCTCGTCCTCCCCGCCTCCGGCCAGGCGCACGCGATCTCCCGCGCCTCCCAGACGATGTACACCCCGCCGTCCGGCACGCCCTCACCCGGCTCGCTCTACCCCCGGGCGGTCCGGCTGCAGTACAGCGGATCCTCCAACGGCACCCTGCTCGCCACCTTCGAGCAGTACAGCTCGGGCACCCCCGTCTTCCCGGTCTACCGCAGCACCGACAACGGCAACAGCTGGACGCAGATCTCCAGCATCAGCGACACCCACAACGGCTTCGGCAACCGCTACCAGCCGTTCCTGTACGAACTGCCGACCCAGATCGGCAACTTCCCGGCCGGCACGATCCTCGCCGCCGGCAACTCCATCCCGAACGACCTGTCCTCCACCGAGCTGGACCTGTACGCGAGCACCGATCACGGCGTCAGCTGGTCGTACGTCAGCACCATCGCGCAGGGCGGCGAGGCCGACCCGACCAACGGCAAGACCCCGGTGTGGGAGCCGTTCCTGATGGTGTCCGGCTCGAAGCTGATCGTGTACTACTCCGACCAGCGTGACCCGAGCTACGGCCAGAAGATCGTCCACCAGGTCTCCACGGACGGCCTGACCTGGGGCTCCGTGGTGAACGACGTCGCCACCTCGACCTACGGCGACCGTCCGGGCATGCCGGTCGTCGCCAAGCTGCCCAACGGCAACTATGTGATGACGTACGAGTTCTGGGGCGCCCCCGAGGGCGGCTTCGCCGTCTACTACAAGATCTCCTCCGACCCGGAGGCGTTCGGCTCCGCCACCGGCATCGCCCTCAAGGCGACCGACGGCACCCAGCCCAAGAGCTCCCCGTACATCACCTGGCTACCGACCGGCGGCGCCAACGGCACCCTGGTGGTCAGCGCCAACAGCAGCGACGACCTGTTCCTCAACACGCAGAACGGTGCCGCGAACACCTGGACGCGCATCGCCTCCACCGTCCCCGGCGGCTACAGCCGCGGCCTGCTCCCGCTGGCCGACGGCCACAGCCTGCTGGTCCTCAGCGGCGGCCACCTGACCAGCACCGGCCTCAACCCGGTCACCTACGGCACGATCGACCTGGGCGGCGGCATCTCCGACGGCGCCACCTACACCCTGTCCAACGCCAACAGCCACCTGATGCTGGCCATCGCGGGCGGCTCCACCACCAACGGTGTGGGCGCCACCCAGCAGAATGCCGACAACGCCACCGACCAGCGGTGGAAGTTCGTCCAGCAGACCTCCGGCTACTTCAAGATCTTCAACGTGGCCAGCAACAAGGTCCTCGGCGTGCAGAACCAGTCCACCGCCAACGGCGCCAAGGTCCTGCAGTGGGACGACAACGGCACCCTCGACCACGAGTGGGCCCTCGCCCCGAACCCGGCGGGCGGCTTCACCGCCACCAACCGGATCAGCGGCAAGTACCTGGAGATCCCCAGCGCCTCCACCACCGTGGGCACCGCCGCCGGGCAGTGGTCCGACACCGGCTGCGCCTGCCAGCGCTGGAACCTCACCCAGACCGCCCTGCCCACCCTGTCCACCGGCCAGTACCGGCTGGTCAACAAGAACAGCGGCAAGTTCCTGGAGATCCCCGGCGCCTCCACCACGGCGGGCAAGCAGGCCGGCCAGTGGGTGAACACCGCCAACAACTGCCAGCTGTGGACGTTTACGTCGCAGAGCGGCGGGGCGTGGACCGTGAAGAACGTCAACAGCGGTCTGTTCCTCGACAACAACGGCTCGGCCTCGGCCGGCGCGGCCGTCGTCCAGAACGCGTCGTCGGGCGCGAGCTCCCAGAAGTGGACGCTCACGGACGCGGGAGGCGGCTACTTCAAGCTCGTCAACTCCGCCAGCGGCCTGGTCGCGGACGTCGCCTCCGCCTCCACCGCCAACGGAGCCCTGATCGTCCAGTCGGCGGACAACGGCGCCGACGACGAACTGTGGCAGGTCGTGCGGGTCAACTGA
- a CDS encoding MBL fold metallo-hydrolase produces MDKLNQVADGVWVRQSEWVWSNSVVVRGEDGLILIDPGIDGSELDQLADAVDQLGIPVAAGFSTHPHWDHLLWHPRFGDVPRYATPAAAQVAGEARERAQAMAAQSASGIPLELIALVTPLPADGGPVPGEIVEHRAHAVGHAAILLRDHGVLLAGDMLSDVLIPLFDVRQDDQVNAYETALDRLDEAARHADVVIPGHGAVAEGPQVAARLAADHAYIDALRRGEEPADARLGPHADWLSGPHRSNLEQARGR; encoded by the coding sequence ATGGACAAGCTGAATCAGGTGGCCGACGGCGTCTGGGTCCGGCAGAGCGAGTGGGTCTGGAGCAATTCCGTCGTGGTGCGCGGGGAGGACGGGCTGATCCTGATCGATCCCGGCATCGACGGCTCCGAGCTGGACCAGCTCGCCGATGCCGTGGACCAGCTCGGCATCCCGGTGGCCGCCGGGTTCTCCACCCATCCCCACTGGGACCACTTGCTCTGGCATCCGCGGTTCGGCGACGTGCCGCGCTACGCGACCCCCGCCGCCGCCCAGGTAGCCGGTGAAGCCCGGGAGCGGGCGCAGGCGATGGCGGCGCAGAGCGCGTCGGGCATCCCGCTGGAGCTGATCGCGCTCGTCACCCCGCTGCCCGCGGACGGCGGCCCCGTGCCGGGCGAGATCGTCGAGCATCGGGCGCACGCTGTCGGCCACGCCGCGATCCTCCTCCGGGACCATGGCGTCCTGCTCGCCGGCGACATGCTCTCCGACGTCCTGATCCCGCTCTTCGACGTTCGCCAGGACGATCAGGTGAACGCCTACGAGACGGCACTCGACCGGCTGGACGAGGCCGCCCGGCATGCCGACGTCGTCATCCCCGGCCACGGCGCGGTGGCCGAGGGCCCCCAGGTGGCCGCCCGCCTCGCCGCCGATCACGCCTACATCGACGCGCTCCGGCGAGGAGAGGAACCCGCCGACGCGCGCCTTGGGCCGCACGCGGACTGGCTCTCCGGCCCCCACCGGTCGAACCTGGAGCAGGCACGAGGGCGGTAG